GGAAGAGTGGCGCAGGGTTGTCTATGTTCTAAATAGAGGGGGAAGATTTGAAAAACAGGGCAATGAATATGATGGTCCGTACCTTAAGTATAAATTAGCTTCTGAGGTTAATTTTTACTCCGAAAAAGTAGCCAAAGGGAAACACCCATATACCGGTAAACCCTTTGACGGCTTGCCCAGAATTGAAGAAATCACTTACTACAATTGCAAAAAGGTAGATATTAAGGATTATCCCCTAATTTTCATTAACTGGAAAGCAAGACATATCGGTACTCATCGCAATATCAGCGATGCCTGGCTGCGGGAGATCGAGGCAGAAAATTATGTATGGATGAATCCGGTTGATGCCAGGAAACGCGGGCTTAATACCGGAGATTCCATTATAATTAAATCTCCAGATTTTGAAGCGAAAGGCAAGGTGCTGGTAACTAATGGCATTAAACCCGGCGTTGTAGGATGCAGTTATAATTACGGCCATTTCGCCTATGGCGCATCCTCGGTACAAATAGACGGTAAAAAGACCAAAGTTGTGCAGCCCTATGGCCATACCCAATGGGTGGCAGGAGATAATGATACCGGTTTTGCCTTAGGAAGAGGTACTGGTTTTGCTGCCAATGCAGTTCAACTGGTGGATGTCACATTGAAAAACGCTTGTCTGTCCGATCCTATAGGCGGCGGAGCCAGTCAATTGGATACTAGAGTGGAAATAGTCAAAGCCTTATAAAAGTCTAGCCCCTGAAGCATTCAGGGGCTCAATTTTTATGTCTGTTTGCAAAACCTGAAACAGTAAGTTTTAAACTCATTAATTGCTGTGTTAAAAAATTTGTTTTTATGATAAACAAGGTTGAATTTACGCTTAATATTTAATCCGACAACCTTTACAACTGAAACTTTACCGGTTGCTACCGCATTCTGTACCGCAAGCCGGGACATGAAGGATAGTCCAAAACCACAATGAACAGCATTGATTATAGCTTCGACACTGTTAAACACTCCAACTGCTTTCCATTTTATTCCGTGGGATTTCATGGCGGCTTCGAATACTTCACGAGTGCCGCTGCCCTCCTCTCGTACAATAAAGCTCTGATCTTCAAGCTGTGCAGTGTCAATGCTCCCTGCTTTCGCCCATTCATGCATTGGTGGGCAGACAAGCACAAGCTCATCTTCATAAACTGGTACCTTAACTATGTCTGGCCAGTTGCCTATGCCCTCTACCAGTCCGATGTCAAGCTTGGCCACATACAGCATGTTTATAATGGTGGCCGTATTATCAATTACAGCATTTATCTGAACAGTTGGATGAGCAGCGGAAAATTCCCTGATGAGAAAGGGCAGGATTGCTGAGCCTATGGTTTTGCTGGCACCTACGCGCAAAATGCCGCCTTTTGACAGATCTGATAACCGTTTTTCAGCTTCATTTGACAGGCTTAATATGTGCGAGGCGTAAGAGTAGAGCTCCTCTCCAGCCTTCGTAAGATAAATCTTACGGCCAATCCGTTCAAAAAGCTTTATACCATAGTACCGTTCCAGTTCTACAATGGCCTGGCTAACTGGTGGTTGGGTCATATGTAGCTGTTTTGCTGCGGCCGTCATACTGCCTGTTTCGCACACTGCGAGGAATATTCGTAAATGTCGCAGAGTCATGTTCACACCTCAATCTATATGTATTTACATATCTTTTTCATTTTATTTTAATATTTTACGTTTATATAAGTCAAGAGTATAATAGCTTATGGAAACAAACTGAAGGATAGGAGGAGATATTAAATGCAAAATACTAAAGGTCAGGTAAAGACCGGGATTAATGAGCGAATCAAAGATGCAACTGCCTGGATTGCCGAACATCTACCAGGCTTTTTACTTGTAACTGCAGTTACTTTCATAGCAATAAAGCTTCAGTCGACAAGGCTTTTTTCAGAGGTCCTGCCATTAAGCTCGCTCATTATCGCAATAATTATAGGTATGACTATAAAGAACGTCATTTCTTTGCCAACAAGCACACAAAAAGGTATAAGTTTTAGTGCTAAAAAAATCTTAAGACTTGCTATTATTTTTCTTGGTTTTAGACTCAGTATATCACAGGTCTTAGAGGTAGGTCCCTCCGCCCTTATATCTATCCT
This genomic stretch from Carboxydocella sporoproducens DSM 16521 harbors:
- a CDS encoding LysR family transcriptional regulator, yielding MTLRHLRIFLAVCETGSMTAAAKQLHMTQPPVSQAIVELERYYGIKLFERIGRKIYLTKAGEELYSYASHILSLSNEAEKRLSDLSKGGILRVGASKTIGSAILPFLIREFSAAHPTVQINAVIDNTATIINMLYVAKLDIGLVEGIGNWPDIVKVPVYEDELVLVCPPMHEWAKAGSIDTAQLEDQSFIVREEGSGTREVFEAAMKSHGIKWKAVGVFNSVEAIINAVHCGFGLSFMSRLAVQNAVATGKVSVVKVVGLNIKRKFNLVYHKNKFFNTAINEFKTYCFRFCKQT